A section of the Amblyomma americanum isolate KBUSLIRL-KWMA chromosome 2, ASM5285725v1, whole genome shotgun sequence genome encodes:
- the LOC144121782 gene encoding uncharacterized protein LOC144121782 — translation MAGVFRSSLQTTVEIAVGDITKTVTAVRSSDGSCIPDGNGYLYEGADGERYVLVFEDEHTPASQPRASDESGIGASASAEAVAPIPASAEADLELWSGAKTRFLIDKYVQFKDLVGQKGGFRYVSIPDSTQHACKRKKKMTKMREFVPSGYCI, via the exons ATGGCGGGTGTTTTTCGAAGTTCGCTGCAGACGACGGTCGAAATAGCTGTCGGCGACATTACGAagacggtgacggctgtccgTAGCAGCGACGGCTCCTGCATTCCTGATGGGAATGGATACCTGTACGAGGGGGCAG acgGCGAACGCTACGTGCTTGTTTTCGAAGATGAGCACACACCTGCCAGCCAGCCACGTGCTTCCGACGAAAGCGGTATAGGTGCCTCTGCCTCAGCAGAAGCAGTTGCACCTATACCTGCTTCTGCGGAAGCAGATTTAGAACTTTGGAGCGGCGCAAAAACGCGGTTTTTAATCGACAAATATGTTCAATTTAAGGACCTGGTTGGCCAGAAAGGGGGATTCAGGTATGTGTCCATCCCCGATTCTACGCAGCATGCttgcaaacgcaaaaaaaaaatgacaaaaatgcgAGAATTTGTACCGAGCGGTTATTGTATTTGA